In Chelmon rostratus isolate fCheRos1 chromosome 9, fCheRos1.pri, whole genome shotgun sequence, the following proteins share a genomic window:
- the LOC121611763 gene encoding hepatitis A virus cellular receptor 1 homolog: MRGLCYFFLSILTQVSSSNLEVIGLFGGNVTLPCGYDTQTHGVLSLCWGRGKVPRSKCSNTVLSSEDGAVVFRQSPRYQLLGKVTDGDVSLTILNTQQADAGVYGCRVEIPGWFNDHKVNIHLILEEAPAERPVTDHWTLTTGGTQETTSTAKNAEVGDPTFDFTGITTTEEKFKALLGAGNVGRMAAIFFFTIIIILVFIFRRAFLPRRTLRQLYTSAAENIYESAPMPE, from the exons ATGCGTggtctttgttattttttcctctcgATCCTGACCCAAG TGTCTTCCAGCAACCTCGAAGTCATCGGCCTCTTTGGGGGCAATGTGACTTTGCCCTGTGGGTATGACACTCAAACTCACGGTGTCCTGAGTCTCTGTTGGGGACGAGGGAAGGTGCCCAGGTCCAAATGCTCCAACACCGTCCTCTCCTCCGAGGATGGGGCTGTGGTTTTCAGGCAGTCCCCCAGGTACCAGCTGCTGGGCAAGGTGACGGACGGAGATGTGTCCCTGACCATCCTGAACACTCAGCAGGCTGATGCTGGGGTGTACGGCTGCAGGGTGGAAATCCCAGGGTGGTTCAATGACCATAAAGTCAACATACACCTGATCCTGGAGGAAG CTCCAGCAGAGCGACCTGTCACCGACCACTGGACACTTACTACTGGTGGGACACAAG AAACAACATCCACAGCTAAAAATGCAGAAGTTGGTGACCCAACATTTGACTTCACTGGAATTACAACCACTGAg GAAAAATTCAAAGCCCTCCTGGGAGCGGGGAACGTTGGCAGGATGGCAGCTATTTTCTTCTTCACCATAATCATAATCCTCGTCTTTATTTTCC GGAGAGCATTTCTGCCGAGGAGGACGCTTCGACAGCTCTACACCTCAGCTGCTGAGAACATTTATGAAAGTGCCCCAATGCCTGAGTGA